From the Drosophila suzukii chromosome 2 unlocalized genomic scaffold, CBGP_Dsuzu_IsoJpt1.0 scf_2c, whole genome shotgun sequence genome, one window contains:
- the LOC139354370 gene encoding uncharacterized protein — MPQPSQMAPVPKAMLTSFEKPFTCTGVDYFRPILVNVGRRKEQRWVALFTCLTLRAVHFEIAHSLDTSSSVMCFTNFMALRGTPREIYSDNGTNFKATEKALREELIKIDFDKIAIKFDGIKWQLNPPGAPHMGGAWERLVRTTKTVLKSICPNYSFNDESLRLALMEAQFIINSRPLTFVSLDSEDDSALTPNHLLMGSSNGYKPIKEEKMNLRRHWNEVKLFGDRFWQRWVKEFTPVLTRRTKWFERCPPISVGSVAIIVDKNLPRNLWLKGRVTNTITAKDGQAWSPRSTSHQDCGLKRRLRRC; from the coding sequence ATGCCACAGCCTTCACAAATGGCCCCGGTTCCAAAAGCTATGTTGACCAGTTTCGAAAAACCATTCACGTGCACCGGCGTTGATTATTTTAGGCCTATCCTAGTCAACGTTGGAAGACGCAAAGAGCAGAGATGGGTTGCGCTGTTTACCTGCTTAACCCTGCGTGCAGTCCACTTCGAGATCGCTCACAGCCTCGATACAAGCTCGAGTGTGATGTGTTTCACGAATTTCATGGCACTACGTGGGACACCAAGAGAAATTTATTCCGATAATGGCACTAATTTCAAGGCCACGGAGAAAGCATTACGAGAGGAGCTGATCAAGATCGACTTCGATAAAATTGCAATCAAGTTCGACGGTATTAAATGGCAACTTAACCCTCCAGGAGCCCCTCACATGGGCGGTGCTTGGGAAAGATTAGTCCGCACAACCAAAACAGTCCTAAAAAGCATCTGCCCGAATTACTCATTCAACGACGAAAGCCTGAGGTTAGCTCTAATGGAAGCACAGTTCATTATAAACTCACGTCCGTTAACTTTCGTCAGCCTGGACTCCGAGGACGACTCCGCGCTGACTCCAAACCACCTGCTAATGGGTTCATCGAATGGGTACAAACCAATTAAGGAAGAGAAGATGAATTTAAGACGTCATTGGAACGAGGTAAAACTTTTTGGAGATCGCTTTTGGCAACGCTGGGTGAAGGAGTTCACACCGGTACTTACTAGACGGACAAAATGGTTCGAAAGATGTCCCCCTATATCAGTCGGAAGCGTAGCCATTATCGTCGACAAAAACTTGCCTAGAAACTTATGGCTTAAGGGCCGCGTGACCAACACTATCACCGCCAAGGACGGACAAGCATGGAGTCCTCGATCGACCAGCCACCAAGATTGCGGTCTTAAACGTCGGCTTAGAAGATGCTAA
- the LOC139354369 gene encoding uncharacterized protein encodes MFFGRPEHILERMIDKQTVDMDELRSKYSYLKDLPLETYSTPPMLLIGTNNWKIAVPRRIREGKWNDPIASKCMVGWPIQGSANSNRHVSMHHCDCNWRELHDEVKEQFNLESISPKKLLSSEDKRAVEILEKTCQNKCGKYEVGLLWRNDLQKLPESRTTALKRLQCMRTRILSEPDLFTKIDGQIKNLLDKGYVKQLSDEEAKKEETRTWHLPIFIALNPNKPGKIRLVWDAAAKTNGVCLNDFLLSEPDCLNPLIDVLLAFRVGAVVVSGDIAEMFHRINIRHEDMHSLRFHHQQQFPLALDAIQRAHYVDDFIDSMSDEQKAIEISSQNDGDAKKQEPVQFGATEKVLVPTKREVLQVLMSIFDPLGLLSCHTIGLKILLLKIWRSNISWDQELPESLLEDWNQWKLLLPQVATFNIPRCYSPMMSFGTRIGLHTFVDASEHAYSAACYLRVSQKDEVDIMLVAAKSKVAPLKPLSIPRIELQAAVMGSRLANKIINVRNLRVDDLTFWSDSRTVLQWLVMDPRNFQQFVMHRIGEVLETTRVDQWRWILSKLNVADGETKVIKNPCVDTWL; translated from the exons ATGTTCTTTGGCAGACCCGAGCACATCCTGGAGAGGATGATCGACAAG CAAACCGTCGATATGGATGAGTTGCGCAGTAAGTACAGCTATCTAAAGGACCTGCCATTAGAGACCTACTCTACGCCGCCAATGTTATTAATTGGAACAAACAATTGGAAAATAGCCGTTCCTCGCAGGATCCGCGAAGGCAAATGGAACGACCCAATAGCGTCAAAGTGCATGGTAGGGTGGCCTATCCAGGGATCAGCAAACTCAAACCGTCACGTATCTATGCACCACTGCGATTGCAACTGGCGAGAGCTTCACGATGAAGTCAAAGAACAATTCAACCTCGAGTCAATTTCGCCTAAAAAACTGCTTTCAAGCGAGGACAAAAGAGCAGTCGAAATCCTAGAGAAGACTTGCCAAAACAAATGTGGCAAATACGAAGTTGGGCTTCTTTGGCGGAATGATCTTCAAAAACTTCCCGAGAGTCGCACTACAGCTCTAAAGCGCCTACAATGCATGAGAACCAGAATTCTGAGCGAACCGGATCTGTTTACAAAAATCGACGGCCAAATCAAAAATCTTCTTGACAAAGGATACGTCAAGCAACTATCTGACGAGGAGGCGAAGAAAGAAGAAACTCGCACTTGGCACTTACCCATATTTATAGCCCTAAATCCGAATAAACCTGGAAAGATAAGGCTGGTTTGGGACGCGGCAGCAAAAACAAACGGAGTATGCCTCAACGACTTTCTGTTAAGCGAACCGGACTGCTTAAATCCACTCATCGACGTTCTCCTAGCCTTCAGAGTCGGAGCAGTCGTCGTAAGCGGCGACATCGCCGAAATGTTTCACAGGATCAACATTCGTCACGAAGACATGCATTCTTTGCGCTTTCACCACCAGCAGCAATTCCCGTTAGCCTTGGATGCGATTCAGCGTGCGCACTATGTCGACGACTTCATCGACAGTATGAGTGATGAACAGAAAGCCATCGAAATATCCAGCCAA AACGATGGAGACGCCAAAAAACAGGAGCCAGTGCAGTTCGGCGCTACAGAAAAGGTTTTGG TCCCAACAAAAAGAGAAGTCCTTCAGGTTCTAATGTCGATTTTCGACCCCTTGGGCCTACTGTCGTGTCATACGATCGGATTAAAAATCCTTCTGCTAAAAATCTGGCGATCAAACATCAGCTGGGACCAAGAGCTGCCAGAATCACTGTTGGAGGACTGGAATCAATGGAAGCTGTTGCTGCCTCAAGTGGCAACATTTAATATTCCGAGATGCTACTCCCCAATGATGTCTTTTGGAACCCGAATCGGCCTGCATACGTTCGTGGACGCTAGCGAGCATGCTTATTCTGCTGCTTGCTACCTGCGAGTGTCCCAAAAAGACGAGGTGGACATTATGCTAGTAGCCGCGAAAAGCAAAGTGGCGCCACTAAAGCCACTATCTATTCCGCGCATTGAGCTTCAAGCCGCCGTGATGGGCTCACGTTTAGCAAACAAAATTATCAACGTACGTAACCTACGAGTCGACGATCTCACCTTCTGGTCGGATTCACGAACCGTTCTACAATGGCTGGTAATGGATCCTCGCAACTTTCAACAATTCGTGATGCACAGAATCGGCGAAGTCCTGGAGACCACTCGGGTGGATCAATGGCGATGGATCCTATCAAAACTCAACGTCGCAGACGGGGAAACGAAGGTCATCAAAAACCCTTGTGTGGACACAtggttgtaa